In Candidatus Methanomethylicota archaeon, the genomic stretch TGGAAAACGTAACCCCAGAAGCAAAAATTAAAAGGGTTGTTAAAGATGGCGCTGAAGAAATTGAAATTGAAGATTTAAGGGAGGCCTACGAGGCCTTAAACTATGATGTTAGGGAGATAGATGTGGTTAGTATTGGATGCCCACATGCCTCAATAGATGAAATAGGGAAGGTAGCAAATATGATTAAAGGTAGGAAGATTAAATCGCAATTATGGATAACAACATCAAGAAAAGTGTATGATGAAGCTAAAAGAAGAGGATTGCTGGATATAATAAATGAAGCTGGAGGGAAGATTATAAGGGATACATGCATGGTTGTCGCCCCAATAGAGGAATTGGGATTCAAAACATTAGCCACAAACAGTGCAAAAATGGCCACATTAGCACCACTACACTCAAAAGTGAAAGTTAGATTTGGAAGCTTAGAAGACTGCATTAAAGCAGCAATAAGTGGTGTTTGGAATGATAATTAAGGGGAGAGTTATAAAGGAGGGGGAAGCAGAGGGGGAAGCACTAGTATCAATGGAGCCAATAGCATTTCTGGGAGGCATAGACCCAAAGACGGGGATAGTGATAGAAAGAGGACATCCACTTGAAGGGAAATCCATAAAGGGGAAGATACTAGTATTCCCACATGGAAAGGGGTCCACCGTTGGAACATACATAATTTATAGAATGAAGAAACTAAACACAGCACCAGCAGCAATAATAAATGAGTACTGTGAACCAATAGTGGCTGTAGGTGCAATAATAGCAAACATACCATGCGTAGACATGGTGGATA encodes the following:
- a CDS encoding DUF126 domain-containing protein, whose translation is MIIKGRVIKEGEAEGEALVSMEPIAFLGGIDPKTGIVIERGHPLEGKSIKGKILVFPHGKGSTVGTYIIYRMKKLNTAPAAIINEYCEPIVAVGAIIANIPCVDMVDISKIKSGDFVRVKGDTIYVNE